The Flavobacteriales bacterium genome includes a region encoding these proteins:
- a CDS encoding N-acetylmuramoyl-L-alanine amidase, with protein sequence MVSGNTIPLEVGKISLNTIVIDAGHGGKDPGCLASDKITNEKEISLKIAKKLGKMLQDSIPGVKIIYTRNSDVFVPLWKRASIANEAKADLFISVHCNAHQETSLRGVETYIMGLHKNEGNLAVSKRENNAITLEDNYKDNSEYAGFDPNSDEGHIILSLYQNAYRSQSLKLAESIQTNVEKTKVSKNLGVKEAGFLVLWKTAMPSILVETGFLTNSTDKTYLVSETGQNKMATSIYKAVANYKATLEK encoded by the coding sequence ATGGTCAGTGGAAATACTATTCCGTTGGAAGTTGGTAAAATATCGTTAAACACCATTGTGATAGATGCCGGCCACGGAGGGAAAGATCCCGGATGTTTGGCATCTGATAAAATTACCAATGAAAAAGAAATCAGCCTTAAAATTGCCAAAAAACTTGGGAAAATGCTACAAGATAGCATTCCGGGTGTTAAAATAATTTATACTCGAAATAGCGATGTGTTTGTTCCGCTTTGGAAAAGAGCCAGCATAGCCAACGAGGCCAAGGCCGATTTATTCATTTCGGTGCATTGCAATGCACACCAAGAGACCTCGCTGCGGGGTGTAGAAACCTACATAATGGGGTTGCACAAAAACGAAGGAAACTTGGCCGTAAGCAAGCGAGAAAACAATGCTATAACACTCGAGGATAACTACAAAGACAATTCGGAATATGCTGGCTTTGACCCAAACAGCGATGAGGGGCACATTATTTTGAGCCTTTATCAAAATGCGTATAGAAGCCAAAGTTTAAAGTTGGCCGAAAGCATACAAACCAATGTAGAAAAAACCAAAGTCAGCAAAAACTTGGGCGTAAAAGAGGCCGGATTTTTGGTGCTATGGAAAACCGCCATGCCAAGTATTTTGGTAGAAACAGGTTTTTTGACCAACAGCACGGACAAAACCTATTTGGTGAGCGAAACCGGCCAAAACAAAATGGCAACCAGCATATACAAAGCGGTGGCCAACTATAAGGCTACACTCGAAAAGTAA
- a CDS encoding MCE family protein produces MKVSNETKVGIIAAAAITILILGYNFLKGDNVFSKSNTYYGVYTEVDGLFRSNPVILRGYKVGHVNAVTMDHNTLKLIVEVKIPQSIKLPKNSYLKITNSDLLGSKAVEIIMGDTNVFAISGDTLLSKKDAGMAQALTNVLSPLSEKVDNLLNNIDTAVSGVSLQKTLADLSSTLKSFKSAADNLDGLMIGKSEKLNTILGNLATMSADLKSSTPKINDVVAGLEGVVKELSKINAEELSGQLTETITEVKKTLTAVQEGQGTLGKLAKDDELWTNLNTSVNDLDSLVKDMIAYPRRYTGVFNKQRKIGDKQKEVNEGIDLPTETKP; encoded by the coding sequence ATGAAAGTTTCAAACGAAACCAAGGTTGGAATAATTGCCGCAGCCGCAATCACTATTTTGATACTTGGGTATAATTTTTTGAAGGGAGATAATGTGTTCTCGAAGAGCAACACCTATTACGGCGTTTATACCGAAGTTGATGGGCTTTTTCGTTCAAATCCTGTGATATTGAGAGGCTACAAGGTTGGCCATGTAAATGCGGTGACGATGGATCATAATACGTTAAAACTAATTGTGGAAGTTAAGATTCCGCAAAGCATAAAGTTGCCCAAAAACTCTTATCTCAAAATTACCAATAGCGACCTCTTGGGCAGCAAAGCGGTGGAGATAATTATGGGCGACACCAATGTTTTTGCCATATCCGGAGACACGCTGCTATCTAAAAAGGATGCCGGAATGGCTCAGGCACTTACCAATGTGCTGTCTCCTTTGTCAGAAAAGGTGGATAATCTGCTAAATAATATCGACACAGCAGTTTCTGGAGTAAGCCTTCAAAAGACACTGGCCGATTTAAGTTCCACATTAAAATCGTTTAAATCAGCTGCCGACAATTTGGATGGCCTAATGATTGGGAAATCAGAAAAATTAAATACTATTCTTGGAAATTTGGCAACAATGAGTGCCGATTTAAAATCGAGTACACCAAAAATAAACGATGTGGTGGCTGGTTTAGAAGGGGTGGTTAAAGAATTGTCGAAAATAAATGCCGAAGAACTCAGCGGCCAATTAACAGAAACCATTACTGAGGTTAAAAAAACGCTGACTGCTGTTCAAGAAGGGCAAGGCACGCTCGGAAAATTGGCTAAAGACGATGAGCTTTGGACAAATTTGAACACTTCGGTAAACGACCTTGATTCATTGGTAAAAGATATGATTGCCTACCCACGCCGATATACGGGAGTGTTTAACAAACAGCGAAAAATAGGCGACAAACAAAAAGAGGTAAACGAAGGAATTGATTTGCCCACAGAAACCAAACCGTAA
- a CDS encoding cold shock domain-containing protein — MNTGTVKFFDETKGFGFIKDDEAGKDYFVHSSGLINRITDGDKVEFELREGKRGLNAVNVKVV; from the coding sequence ATGAATACAGGAACTGTAAAATTCTTCGATGAAACTAAAGGATTTGGTTTTATTAAGGATGATGAGGCTGGCAAAGATTACTTTGTTCACTCATCCGGATTAATCAACCGAATTACCGATGGTGACAAAGTTGAATTTGAATTGAGAGAAGGAAAAAGAGGGCTTAATGCCGTTAATGTTAAAGTTGTTTAA
- a CDS encoding penicillin-insensitive murein endopeptidase → MKQLLFSVIIFSFMTCQWADASKQEKNSEVIPQDSVKKKSVVENYYEHNKGDSSKSESLGTVSKGSLKNGKLLPFEGENFHYFDTVSYLAGRAFLNDQLLASVLEYYSELAYTYPNRHFCIMECSNKHGGEIAPHRTHQNGLSIDFMIPLAKQNQPYYALDSLGKNHYLLNFNNSGQYDKDTSVSIDFDLVAAQILTLDKVARLHGLKISKVIIKTEFKDELFATENGNRLKNSNIYLVQSLTPLINSLHDDHFHVDFELFNGAK, encoded by the coding sequence ATGAAACAACTTCTTTTTTCGGTAATCATTTTTTCATTCATGACTTGTCAATGGGCTGATGCCTCTAAACAGGAGAAAAATTCGGAAGTTATTCCTCAAGATAGCGTAAAGAAAAAAAGTGTTGTTGAGAATTATTATGAACATAATAAAGGAGATAGTTCCAAAAGCGAATCACTCGGAACAGTCTCAAAAGGGTCGTTAAAAAACGGCAAACTATTGCCATTTGAGGGAGAAAATTTCCATTATTTCGACACGGTGAGTTATTTGGCTGGCAGAGCTTTTTTAAATGACCAACTGTTGGCCTCTGTGTTGGAATATTATTCCGAACTTGCCTACACCTATCCAAATAGGCACTTCTGCATTATGGAGTGTTCAAACAAACATGGCGGAGAAATTGCTCCTCATCGAACTCATCAGAATGGACTAAGCATTGATTTTATGATACCCTTAGCCAAACAAAACCAACCCTATTATGCCCTCGACAGTTTGGGCAAAAACCATTATTTGCTTAATTTTAACAATAGCGGACAATACGACAAAGACACCTCTGTTTCCATTGATTTCGACTTGGTGGCGGCACAAATTTTAACGCTCGACAAGGTTGCACGTTTGCACGGTTTAAAAATCTCTAAAGTCATTATTAAAACCGAATTCAAAGATGAATTATTTGCCACCGAAAATGGAAACCGACTAAAAAACAGCAACATATACCTTGTGCAAAGCCTTACACCACTTATAAATTCACTGCACGATGATCATTTTCATGTCGATTTTGAACTATTCAATGGTGCGAAATGA
- a CDS encoding ADP-ribosylglycohydrolase family protein, with product MTIAEKFRGCIIAGAIGDAWGSGFEHKVKEKEDTIYLFGKPNTEEPIWQITDDTQLTLATIEAMIEDEEANPESIAKMFLKFYQQRKISGIGASTLKSLTELNHGIHWSYVGRSGEYAAGNGAAMRIAPIAFKENITDSKIKNICKITHNNDEAYIGARCVIIAIREILKGHWTGETNLIDLVIDQIPDTRVRDRLIEIKDIKSLKEIGQIGNNGYVVNSVPLAIAAANQVKEKGIEKMYLQLIEIGGDTDTNCSIAGQIAGTFIGQKGIPDKLINKLKNLSEYEWIETTMNTFIKKENWE from the coding sequence ATGACTATAGCTGAAAAATTTAGAGGATGCATTATTGCCGGGGCTATTGGCGATGCATGGGGAAGTGGATTTGAACATAAAGTAAAAGAAAAAGAAGACACCATATACCTTTTTGGAAAGCCGAATACGGAAGAACCTATTTGGCAAATAACCGATGATACACAATTAACTTTGGCAACAATCGAAGCAATGATTGAGGATGAAGAGGCTAATCCGGAGTCAATTGCAAAAATGTTTTTAAAATTTTACCAACAAAGAAAAATTAGCGGAATTGGAGCAAGTACGCTAAAATCTCTAACAGAATTAAACCATGGCATACATTGGAGCTATGTGGGTAGAAGCGGCGAATATGCAGCCGGAAACGGAGCAGCCATGCGAATTGCCCCAATTGCATTTAAAGAAAACATTACCGACTCCAAAATCAAAAATATTTGCAAAATCACGCACAACAATGATGAGGCATACATTGGGGCAAGATGTGTCATAATTGCAATTAGAGAAATTTTGAAAGGCCATTGGACAGGAGAAACAAATTTGATTGATTTGGTAATTGACCAAATTCCAGACACAAGAGTAAGAGACCGATTAATTGAAATCAAAGACATTAAGAGTCTTAAAGAAATTGGACAAATTGGGAACAACGGATATGTGGTAAACTCTGTTCCGTTGGCTATTGCGGCGGCAAACCAAGTTAAAGAAAAAGGTATCGAAAAAATGTATTTGCAACTCATTGAAATTGGCGGAGATACCGACACCAATTGCTCCATTGCCGGACAAATTGCTGGCACATTCATTGGACAAAAAGGGATACCCGACAAATTAATAAATAAGTTGAAAAATTTGAGTGAATATGAATGGATTGAGACAACAATGAACACATTTATTAAAAAAGAAAACTGGGAATAA
- a CDS encoding transcription initiation protein: MNLTSGIQPTREQIKAYMDNWMKWIDNISNQGKLANGGNSFLPHTGKVLKSDNSISDGIYVANEQSLAGYIVVCANNMEDATILAKDCPILQGQNTSVEIRQNNTTQEMKDSKRN; encoded by the coding sequence ATGAATTTGACAAGTGGAATCCAGCCAACACGTGAACAAATAAAAGCCTACATGGACAATTGGATGAAATGGATTGACAACATTTCAAACCAAGGAAAATTAGCAAACGGTGGAAATTCATTTTTACCTCACACTGGCAAAGTGTTAAAATCAGACAACAGCATAAGCGATGGAATTTATGTTGCCAACGAACAGTCATTAGCAGGATATATTGTGGTTTGTGCAAACAACATGGAAGATGCCACCATTCTGGCAAAAGACTGCCCGATTTTGCAAGGGCAAAATACAAGTGTTGAAATAAGACAAAACAATACAACACAAGAAATGAAAGATAGTAAAAGAAATTAA
- a CDS encoding Crp/Fnr family transcriptional regulator, giving the protein MSERIIMNDNLQKLLLHIVKFKDEELDTICTYFKPKSVKKNSFLLHDSDVCKEFYYVDKGCIRTYFMDKAGEEKTRYVMTDFTIGTALTSFATQKPSTECIDAQEDTELLAISHSDFFKLNQQFDNWKIFYQKILEMAYAFQNKRIENLVTLTAKQRYDELLKNNPILIQKLSNKALASFLDIQPETLSRLKSK; this is encoded by the coding sequence ATGTCAGAACGTATTATTATGAATGACAATCTACAAAAATTACTACTTCATATTGTCAAATTTAAAGATGAGGAACTTGATACAATTTGTACTTATTTCAAACCCAAAAGTGTGAAAAAAAACAGTTTTCTATTGCACGATAGTGACGTTTGCAAGGAATTCTATTATGTTGACAAGGGTTGCATAAGAACCTATTTTATGGACAAAGCTGGCGAAGAAAAAACACGTTATGTTATGACCGACTTTACTATTGGAACAGCATTAACAAGCTTTGCCACTCAAAAACCGAGTACCGAATGTATAGACGCTCAGGAAGATACCGAGCTGTTGGCAATTTCTCATTCCGACTTTTTTAAACTAAATCAGCAGTTTGACAATTGGAAAATATTTTATCAAAAAATACTTGAAATGGCTTATGCTTTCCAAAATAAACGGATTGAAAATTTGGTAACTCTCACCGCAAAACAGAGATATGATGAACTGCTGAAAAACAACCCAATTCTTATTCAAAAACTTTCTAACAAAGCACTTGCCTCATTTCTCGACATACAGCCCGAGACTTTGAGCAGGCTAAAATCGAAATAA
- a CDS encoding tetratricopeptide repeat protein, whose protein sequence is MSLLSLQKYDEAIENCQTAIEKHQGEKALKSVYVTYGNAYDGLKKTDKSLEIYDEGIKLFPDYYQLYFNKGITLSSIKKYDEAIICFQKSASLNPNHASSQSALGRLLYATDKRIPALLAFSRFLIIEPQTKRANENLGLLQGITKANVEKTGENSINININPSMLCDTTADGKAKENNFNITDLILSMDAALDYDKKNKKKTEIEQFIRKFETVCSSLKEMQDKNYGFYWEYYVPYFVEMKDKNLIETFAYIAFATSDYQDVDKWLKEHKKDIDNFYDWSSNYTWTIK, encoded by the coding sequence ATGTCGTTGTTATCGTTACAGAAATACGATGAAGCTATTGAAAATTGCCAAACAGCGATAGAAAAACATCAAGGCGAAAAAGCTCTAAAAAGTGTTTATGTAACATACGGAAACGCTTATGACGGATTAAAAAAAACAGACAAATCACTTGAAATATATGACGAAGGCATAAAACTATTTCCAGATTACTATCAGTTGTATTTCAACAAAGGCATAACACTATCAAGCATTAAAAAATATGACGAAGCAATTATTTGCTTTCAAAAATCTGCATCTCTAAATCCAAATCACGCAAGTTCTCAAAGTGCATTGGGTAGATTACTCTATGCAACAGACAAAAGAATTCCAGCACTTTTAGCGTTCAGCAGATTTTTAATTATAGAACCACAAACTAAACGAGCAAATGAAAATTTGGGACTATTGCAAGGCATAACTAAAGCAAATGTTGAAAAGACAGGTGAAAATTCTATTAACATCAACATAAATCCATCTATGCTTTGCGACACAACCGCAGACGGAAAAGCCAAAGAAAATAATTTTAATATCACGGACTTAATTTTATCAATGGACGCTGCGTTGGACTACGACAAGAAAAATAAAAAGAAAACAGAGATTGAACAATTCATTAGAAAATTTGAAACTGTTTGTTCTTCTTTAAAAGAAATGCAAGACAAAAATTATGGTTTTTATTGGGAATATTATGTTCCATATTTCGTAGAAATGAAAGACAAAAATTTAATAGAAACATTTGCTTACATTGCATTTGCAACTTCTGATTATCAAGACGTTGACAAATGGTTGAAAGAACATAAAAAAGACATTGACAATTTTTATGATTGGTCAAGCAATTATACTTGGACAATAAAATAA
- a CDS encoding YfbM family protein, translated as MIGNLLRVSNAELEEYINDSSKLYGRIYNDKGYEDPKLTDVEKAWAGILFLLTGKNIDDLDHPLAKVLFSGQLIDEDQDLGYGPANYLTPIQVSEINAQISKISTEELKRSFDAKRMMTLEIYPTIWDEGDEAFEYLNEYFKALQQVYSDATKNGEAIITFIN; from the coding sequence ATGATTGGAAATCTTCTTCGTGTTTCAAACGCTGAACTCGAAGAATATATTAACGACAGTTCGAAACTATATGGTAGGATTTATAATGACAAAGGCTACGAAGATCCAAAATTAACAGATGTCGAAAAAGCATGGGCAGGCATTTTGTTTCTATTAACGGGTAAAAACATAGACGACTTAGACCATCCGCTTGCAAAGGTGTTATTCAGCGGACAATTAATAGACGAAGACCAAGATTTAGGTTATGGCCCAGCAAATTATTTGACTCCAATTCAGGTTTCAGAAATAAACGCTCAAATTTCAAAAATCTCGACAGAGGAATTAAAGAGAAGTTTTGACGCAAAAAGAATGATGACATTGGAAATTTATCCGACAATTTGGGACGAAGGGGATGAAGCCTTCGAATATTTAAACGAGTACTTTAAGGCCTTACAACAAGTATACTCCGACGCTACAAAAAATGGAGAAGCAATTATAACATTCATAAATTAA
- a CDS encoding tryptophan-rich sensory protein, which translates to MINRIVIFLLLNFGALGISGLFTGKGVPSDWYLELNKAPWTPPGWVFGLAWIIIMICFSLYMAYLWPSIENKKLIIGFYVLQWVLNVAWNPLFFYLHNITVALVVISLLTLLIGYLLYNYWPVLKVMSALLLPYFVWLLIATSLNGYIYFNN; encoded by the coding sequence ATGATAAATAGAATCGTAATTTTTTTGTTGTTGAATTTTGGGGCACTTGGAATCAGTGGACTCTTTACAGGAAAGGGAGTACCATCAGATTGGTATCTAGAACTCAACAAGGCTCCTTGGACTCCTCCTGGGTGGGTATTTGGTTTAGCTTGGATCATAATAATGATTTGCTTTTCTTTATATATGGCTTATCTGTGGCCAAGTATTGAGAATAAGAAACTTATTATTGGATTTTATGTACTTCAATGGGTGTTAAACGTAGCATGGAATCCTCTGTTTTTCTATTTACACAATATAACCGTTGCTCTAGTGGTCATTTCATTATTGACACTTCTCATAGGATACTTATTGTACAATTATTGGCCAGTGTTGAAAGTGATGTCTGCACTTTTACTACCATACTTTGTTTGGCTTTTGATAGCAACATCACTTAATGGATATATCTATTTTAATAATTAA
- the blaOXA gene encoding class D beta-lactamase: MVLGLTACKQKQVVEIRDDFKKYYDQFNVGGSFVLYDPQDDKYVFYNKDQFEQTFSPASTYKICNSLIGLETGVIKDENFVIPWDSVTRQNPNWNSDHDLKTAFKNSTVWYYQELAKRVGGQQMKYWLDKANYGNVDTSGGIDKFWLTGGLRVSPKQQIDFLKRLHDNQLPFSKRSMDIVKNIMIAKDTLNYVIRAKTGWGGQDNKDIGWYVGYLENKDKVYYFANCIQSADLNNKDFANARIDIVYLILNDLKLTDR; the protein is encoded by the coding sequence ATGGTTCTCGGACTAACAGCTTGTAAGCAAAAGCAGGTGGTAGAAATTCGTGACGACTTTAAAAAATATTACGACCAATTTAATGTTGGCGGTTCTTTCGTTCTTTACGACCCACAAGACGACAAATATGTTTTTTACAACAAAGACCAATTCGAGCAAACTTTTTCACCTGCCTCGACTTATAAAATTTGTAACTCGCTTATCGGACTTGAGACAGGAGTAATTAAAGACGAGAACTTTGTAATTCCTTGGGACAGTGTAACCCGACAAAACCCAAACTGGAATAGCGACCACGACTTAAAGACCGCTTTCAAAAATTCTACAGTTTGGTATTATCAAGAACTTGCAAAACGAGTTGGCGGACAACAAATGAAATACTGGCTTGATAAAGCAAACTATGGAAACGTTGACACTTCAGGTGGCATAGACAAGTTTTGGCTTACTGGTGGACTTCGTGTTTCTCCCAAACAACAAATTGACTTTTTAAAACGACTTCACGACAACCAACTTCCCTTTTCAAAGCGTTCAATGGATATTGTTAAAAATATAATGATTGCAAAGGACACATTGAATTATGTAATTAGAGCAAAAACTGGTTGGGGCGGACAAGACAATAAAGATATTGGGTGGTATGTTGGCTATCTTGAGAATAAAGACAAAGTTTATTATTTCGCTAACTGCATTCAATCGGCTGACTTAAACAATAAGGACTTTGCAAATGCTCGAATAGACATTGTTTATTTAATCCTTAACGACCTCAAACTAACTGATAGATGA
- a CDS encoding ATP-binding protein: MLAAILRQTTMEIKFDKKYKSITSFNWTDIPDFVVITGPNGTGKSQLLDLIHNTIINKQGTTERVVITGKSIKPDEVTFLKGEWQLQNTGHVNLSTIQQQMDGYYNNFKGGNYQRNQEGQIKMFWACQEIIKKTGKQFNVITKEEFYEYFPEILIEQESQLSQKIGEVFYNYRLSEIELQAKHETEENIKKSIGEKPWVVLKEIIKESKLPFDVNDPSNNGIRDGFQLKLTHQILNEEINFNDLSSGEKVLISLVFYLYNSQEKKVFPKLLLLDEPDAHLHPSMSQQFLNVIKNVLVDKFGVQVIMTTHSPSTVILAPNNSIYEMSRVEPRIRKSPSKNHSVSLLTAGLVYVGEGTKYFLVEDNDDVSFYSFAYNQLTTENQIDANIPLVFIPASTKDKSGGKDVVQNWVNKLQESGLVNIVQGLIDADTGNAVSDGVYKIDRYSIENYLADPILVYAALIDKEKNPAVEGLKLSVGEEYKLKSLPAETLQKVADAIISIVEPELKKYFPDFDPATETERIEVSFVGETILLYPKWLLNRRGKTILNEVYNNIFTSTIINFKTLFKALRKLNMFPKDLVDKLTEIKTGANSTLPKAGAEVGIGTVVQ; encoded by the coding sequence ATGTTAGCTGCCATTTTAAGACAGACAACTATGGAAATAAAATTCGACAAAAAATACAAATCAATTACAAGTTTTAACTGGACAGACATTCCTGACTTCGTTGTAATAACTGGACCTAATGGAACTGGTAAATCGCAACTATTAGATTTAATTCATAATACGATTATCAATAAACAAGGAACTACCGAAAGAGTTGTTATAACAGGGAAATCCATCAAACCAGATGAGGTTACTTTTCTTAAGGGAGAGTGGCAACTACAAAATACGGGACACGTTAATCTTTCTACCATTCAGCAACAGATGGATGGTTACTATAATAACTTTAAAGGTGGCAACTATCAAAGAAACCAAGAAGGACAAATTAAAATGTTTTGGGCATGCCAAGAAATTATTAAGAAAACAGGGAAACAATTCAATGTCATAACGAAAGAAGAATTTTACGAATATTTTCCTGAGATATTAATTGAGCAGGAAAGCCAACTAAGTCAAAAGATTGGTGAAGTTTTTTATAATTACAGGTTATCCGAAATAGAACTGCAGGCTAAACACGAAACGGAAGAAAATATAAAAAAATCAATCGGGGAAAAACCGTGGGTTGTTTTAAAAGAAATTATTAAAGAATCAAAATTACCATTTGATGTTAATGACCCTTCAAACAATGGAATTCGAGATGGCTTTCAATTAAAACTTACTCATCAAATATTAAACGAGGAAATAAATTTTAATGACTTGTCTTCAGGAGAAAAAGTACTTATTTCATTAGTGTTTTATTTGTACAACTCCCAAGAAAAAAAAGTATTTCCAAAATTATTATTACTTGACGAACCTGATGCTCATCTGCACCCATCAATGTCTCAACAGTTTTTAAATGTTATCAAAAATGTTCTTGTTGACAAATTTGGAGTCCAAGTAATAATGACCACCCACTCTCCTTCAACAGTTATTCTTGCACCCAATAATTCAATTTATGAAATGTCACGAGTTGAACCTCGAATTAGAAAATCCCCTTCAAAAAATCATTCTGTTTCACTCTTGACAGCAGGATTGGTTTATGTAGGTGAAGGAACTAAGTATTTTCTTGTTGAAGACAACGATGATGTTTCATTTTATTCATTTGCTTACAATCAACTTACAACAGAAAATCAAATCGATGCAAATATTCCATTAGTATTTATTCCAGCATCTACGAAAGACAAATCAGGCGGCAAAGATGTTGTTCAGAATTGGGTAAATAAGCTACAAGAATCAGGATTAGTAAATATTGTTCAAGGACTAATTGACGCAGACACTGGTAATGCCGTATCTGACGGTGTCTATAAAATAGACAGATATAGTATTGAAAATTATTTAGCTGATCCAATCCTTGTTTATGCCGCACTAATTGACAAGGAAAAGAATCCAGCTGTTGAGGGTTTGAAGCTATCAGTAGGCGAAGAATACAAATTAAAATCGCTTCCTGCTGAAACTTTACAGAAAGTCGCAGACGCTATAATATCTATAGTAGAACCTGAATTAAAAAAATACTTTCCTGATTTCGACCCAGCGACTGAAACAGAAAGAATTGAAGTGTCATTTGTTGGTGAGACAATTTTATTATATCCGAAATGGTTATTGAACAGACGAGGAAAAACGATATTGAATGAAGTTTATAATAATATTTTCACAAGCACAATTATTAATTTTAAGACCTTGTTTAAAGCATTAAGAAAACTAAATATGTTCCCGAAAGACCTGGTTGACAAATTAACAGAAATAAAAACGGGTGCTAACAGCACCTTGCCAAAAGCGGGGGCTGAAGTGGGAATTGGAACAGTTGTACAATAA
- the ssb gene encoding single-stranded DNA-binding protein, producing the protein MNTLRNSVRLTGHLGANPEVKEVAGGKKIARFTLATNETYRKQDGEKVTETTWHQLYAWGKTAEIAEKYLKKGQEISIEGKLTNRTWEDENGHKRNITEVQVNEVMMFGKKD; encoded by the coding sequence ATGAACACACTAAGAAACAGCGTACGATTGACAGGTCATTTGGGTGCTAACCCTGAGGTAAAAGAAGTAGCGGGCGGTAAAAAAATAGCTCGGTTTACGCTGGCCACCAACGAAACCTACCGCAAACAAGACGGCGAAAAAGTGACCGAAACCACCTGGCATCAGTTGTATGCCTGGGGAAAAACGGCTGAAATTGCCGAAAAATACCTCAAAAAAGGGCAAGAAATAAGCATTGAAGGCAAACTTACCAACCGCACTTGGGAAGACGAAAACGGCCACAAACGCAACATTACCGAAGTGCAGGTAAACGAGGTAATGATGTTTGGCAAAAAGGATTGA
- a CDS encoding TlpA family protein disulfide reductase codes for MKKLAVIPLLVLFSFSQNNQHSFDFQSLKTHYQIASDSIKGKLILVEFWGTWCLPCRIQNGELNTIYQQYKTTNFKNGNGFEIVSIALDTDSLVWQKAIRNDRITWPTHAIDTAKWDSPLLTQMKLPHYLPQNYLVDSAGVVIATGVFGQNLINRLQELKLGSE; via the coding sequence ATGAAAAAGTTGGCAGTCATACCGCTTTTAGTGCTATTTAGTTTTTCACAAAACAACCAACACTCCTTCGATTTTCAATCTCTAAAAACGCATTATCAAATTGCTTCCGACAGCATAAAAGGCAAACTCATTTTGGTAGAATTTTGGGGTACGTGGTGTTTGCCATGCCGCATACAAAACGGAGAATTAAACACCATCTATCAGCAATACAAAACCACCAACTTTAAAAACGGAAACGGTTTTGAAATAGTGAGCATCGCATTGGATACCGATAGTTTGGTGTGGCAAAAAGCCATAAGAAACGACCGAATAACATGGCCGACACATGCCATAGACACTGCCAAATGGGATAGTCCGCTATTAACCCAAATGAAATTGCCCCACTACCTGCCTCAAAACTATTTGGTGGACTCTGCCGGAGTGGTAATAGCCACCGGAGTTTTTGGCCAAAACTTGATAAATCGGTTGCAGGAGCTTAAATTGGGAAGTGAATAA